One window of Paenibacillus albicereus genomic DNA carries:
- a CDS encoding DUF309 domain-containing protein, with the protein MQTTSFHPDAYIRYLAQFHGTRDYFECHELLEDYWKEHPGADSGLWHGLIQIAVGQYHLRRGNRGGARKMLRSAWERLRREDLGRAGLDGPALLALLDDAAGRLEAGEPLPYRSWTLPIEDPDLLAAAREESARLGAAWCVEGEPAEEIVHRHRLRDRSGVVLARRESLERKRPGEAERIDARRTAKTERTDR; encoded by the coding sequence ATGCAGACGACATCGTTCCATCCGGATGCCTATATCCGGTATTTAGCGCAGTTCCACGGCACGCGCGACTATTTTGAATGCCACGAGCTGCTGGAGGACTATTGGAAGGAGCATCCCGGAGCCGATTCCGGGCTGTGGCACGGCCTGATCCAGATCGCGGTCGGCCAGTACCATCTGCGCCGAGGCAACCGGGGCGGCGCCCGCAAGATGCTGCGCTCCGCCTGGGAGCGGCTGCGCCGCGAGGATCTCGGACGGGCGGGATTGGACGGTCCGGCGCTGCTCGCGCTGCTGGACGATGCCGCCGGCCGCCTGGAAGCGGGCGAGCCGCTTCCGTACCGGAGCTGGACGCTGCCGATCGAGGATCCCGATCTGCTCGCGGCGGCGAGGGAGGAGAGCGCGCGGCTTGGAGCGGCCTGGTGCGTCGAGGGAGAACCGGCGGAGGAGATCGTGCACCGGCATCGCCTGCGCGACCGCAGCGGCGTCGTGCTGGCGCGGCGCGAGTCGCTCGAGCGGAAGCGCCCCGGCGAGGCGGAGCGGATCGACGCCCGCCGGACAGCAAAAACGGAACGGACCGATCGCTGA
- a CDS encoding beta-class carbonic anhydrase, which produces MNNIEQILSFNQQFVEDKKYEEYLTDRFPDKKMVILTCMDTRLTELLPRAMNLRNGDAKVLKNAGAIVTQPFGNIMRSILVAIYELQAEEVVIIGHYNCGMTGIDPEAIIGKMVSRGVSQTTIRTLKHSGVDFHRWLTGFDNVRSSVEKSVGIVRNHPLLPAGIPVSGLIIDPQTGKLDLVTDGHGFLKQTPAAES; this is translated from the coding sequence ATGAACAACATCGAGCAGATCCTGTCCTTCAATCAGCAGTTCGTCGAAGACAAGAAATACGAGGAGTACCTGACCGACCGCTTCCCCGACAAGAAGATGGTCATCCTCACCTGCATGGACACGCGGCTGACGGAGCTGCTGCCGCGCGCGATGAACCTGCGCAACGGCGACGCCAAGGTGCTCAAGAACGCCGGCGCGATCGTAACGCAGCCGTTCGGCAACATCATGCGGAGCATCCTGGTCGCCATCTATGAGCTCCAGGCCGAGGAAGTCGTCATCATCGGGCACTACAACTGCGGCATGACCGGCATCGATCCCGAGGCGATCATCGGCAAGATGGTCAGCCGCGGCGTGTCTCAGACGACGATCCGCACGCTCAAGCACTCCGGCGTCGACTTCCATCGCTGGCTGACCGGCTTCGACAACGTGCGCTCCAGCGTCGAGAAAAGCGTCGGCATCGTGCGCAACCATCCGCTGCTCCCGGCAGGCATCCCGGTCAGCGGCCTCATCATCGACCCGCAGACCGGCAAGCTCGACCTCGTCACGGACGGCCATGGGTTCCTGAAGCAGACGCCCGCTGCCGAGAGCTGA
- a CDS encoding iron-sulfur cluster biosynthesis family protein yields MRITFRPEAADKLRPYVGDGQATLKLVYDTEGCGCVVNGVSALYVVQEPAAGDVQGEGDPYPFLYEGRYEVFFEPELKLGYSRERDAFILSSDSQIYNHDLRFFPYAPQFNHSEKGR; encoded by the coding sequence ATGCGCATCACATTCCGTCCGGAGGCGGCGGACAAGCTGAGGCCCTACGTCGGCGACGGGCAGGCCACGCTCAAGCTGGTGTACGACACGGAGGGCTGCGGCTGCGTCGTGAACGGCGTTTCCGCGCTGTATGTCGTGCAGGAGCCCGCCGCCGGAGACGTGCAAGGCGAGGGCGATCCTTATCCGTTCCTGTACGAGGGCCGCTACGAAGTCTTTTTCGAACCGGAGCTGAAGCTCGGCTACAGCCGGGAGCGCGACGCGTTCATCCTCTCGAGCGACAGCCAGATCTACAACCACGACCTGCGGTTCTTTCCCTATGCGCCGCAGTTCAACCACTCGGAGAAAGGTCGGTAA
- a CDS encoding carboxypeptidase M32 — protein MKLMAEAATAIEKALNEFRELDRKIIRYQEAAAVVGWDLRTGAPRKGQAGRSEVLGMLGAEAFQLATSPRMGELLEQLEEKEAQEALGEIDRKLVSVTRRSYDRSVKIPPKLYEEYVVLASQSESAWEQARKDNDFPAFQGYLERVIGYTNQFIDLWGAKGTRYDTLLDDYEPDMTVLELDEIFTSLRGQLVPLAAAIAASPNRPDRAFLEGLFDKEKQKEFSRYMLGQLGYDFEGGRIDESAHPFQTTFNLGDVRITTRYLPEDVTSALFGTIHEAGHALYEQNIAPALAGTSLCRGTSMGIHESQSRFWENIIGRSRPFWQRYFPDLQSRFPERLGAVDAEAFYRSQNAVQPSLIRIEADELTYNLHIIIRYEIEKLIFNEGAKAADLPAIWNDKYREYLGITPPSDADGVMQDVHWSAGLFGYFPSYSLGNIYSAQLADAMARDLPDMEALVAKGELAPIRGWLTEQVHRHGRLRTPKEIILGATGQPLDSSHLVKYLKDKYTDIYTL, from the coding sequence ATGAAGCTCATGGCAGAAGCCGCGACCGCTATCGAAAAGGCACTGAACGAATTCCGCGAGCTGGACCGCAAGATCATCCGCTATCAGGAAGCGGCGGCCGTCGTCGGCTGGGACCTGCGAACCGGCGCTCCGCGCAAGGGCCAGGCCGGCCGCTCCGAGGTGCTCGGCATGCTCGGCGCGGAAGCGTTCCAGCTGGCCACGTCGCCGCGGATGGGCGAGCTGCTGGAGCAGCTCGAAGAGAAGGAGGCGCAGGAAGCGCTGGGCGAGATCGACCGCAAGCTCGTCTCCGTGACGCGCCGCTCGTATGACCGCAGCGTGAAGATTCCGCCCAAGCTGTACGAGGAATACGTCGTGCTGGCCTCGCAGTCGGAGTCGGCCTGGGAGCAGGCGCGCAAGGACAACGACTTCCCGGCGTTCCAGGGCTACCTGGAGCGCGTGATCGGCTACACGAACCAGTTCATCGACCTGTGGGGAGCCAAAGGCACCCGCTACGATACGCTGCTGGACGATTACGAGCCGGACATGACCGTCTTGGAGCTCGACGAGATCTTCACCTCGCTGCGCGGACAGCTCGTGCCGCTCGCGGCCGCGATCGCCGCGTCGCCGAACCGGCCGGACCGCGCCTTCCTCGAAGGGCTGTTCGACAAGGAGAAGCAAAAAGAGTTCAGCCGCTACATGCTCGGCCAGCTCGGCTACGACTTCGAGGGCGGCCGCATCGACGAGAGCGCCCACCCGTTCCAGACGACGTTCAATCTCGGCGACGTCCGCATCACGACCCGCTATCTGCCGGAGGACGTGACGAGCGCGCTGTTCGGCACGATCCACGAGGCGGGACATGCCCTGTACGAGCAGAACATCGCGCCGGCGCTCGCTGGCACGTCGCTGTGCCGAGGCACGTCGATGGGCATCCATGAATCGCAGTCGCGCTTCTGGGAGAACATCATCGGCCGCAGCCGCCCGTTCTGGCAGCGCTACTTCCCCGATCTGCAGAGCCGGTTCCCCGAGCGGCTCGGCGCCGTCGACGCGGAGGCGTTCTACCGCTCGCAGAACGCGGTGCAGCCGTCGCTCATCCGCATCGAGGCCGACGAGCTGACATACAACCTGCACATCATCATCCGCTACGAGATCGAGAAGCTCATCTTCAACGAAGGCGCCAAGGCGGCGGACCTGCCGGCGATCTGGAACGACAAGTACCGCGAGTACCTCGGCATCACGCCGCCGAGCGACGCCGACGGCGTCATGCAGGACGTGCACTGGAGCGCCGGCCTGTTCGGCTACTTCCCGTCCTATTCGCTCGGCAACATCTACTCGGCCCAGCTGGCCGACGCGATGGCGCGCGACCTGCCGGACATGGAGGCGCTTGTCGCCAAGGGCGAGCTCGCGCCGATCCGCGGCTGGCTGACCGAGCAGGTGCACCGCCATGGCCGCCTGCGCACGCCCAAGGAGATCATCCTCGGCGCCACGGGCCAGCCGCTCGACTCGTCCCATCTCGTGAAGTACCTCAAGGACAAGTACACGGATATCTATACGCTTTAA
- a CDS encoding ABC transporter substrate-binding protein, giving the protein MKRKAIGGLLLAAALAMALPGCGAGKDEAVQVRIGEVTRSVFYAPQYVALSEGFFKQEGLDVELQTTAGGDKTMTALLSGGVDVALVGPETSIYVYQQGAEDPVLSFAQVTQTDGTFLVSRSGKELDWNDLMGAKFLGQRKGGMPQMAGEFALKKHGIDPHADLDLIQNIDFANITAAYASGTGDYVQLFEPQASMIEQEGKGKVVASFGVESGHLPYTAFMSKQSYIEKNADTVQKFTDALQKAQAWVQEHSAEDIADAVGSFFPNTDKAILVSSIDRYKQQGSYAENPIIDEQEWNNLLDVMASAGELKERAEHGKLVDNSFAEKAGR; this is encoded by the coding sequence ATGAAGAGAAAGGCGATCGGCGGGCTGCTGCTGGCGGCGGCGCTGGCGATGGCGCTGCCCGGATGCGGCGCCGGAAAGGATGAAGCGGTCCAGGTGCGCATCGGCGAGGTGACCCGCTCGGTGTTCTACGCTCCGCAATACGTGGCGCTGTCCGAAGGATTCTTCAAGCAGGAGGGGCTGGACGTCGAGCTGCAGACGACGGCCGGCGGCGACAAGACGATGACGGCGCTGCTGTCGGGAGGCGTAGACGTGGCGCTGGTCGGTCCGGAGACGTCCATCTACGTCTATCAGCAAGGCGCGGAAGACCCGGTCCTGAGCTTCGCCCAGGTGACGCAGACGGACGGCACGTTCCTCGTCTCGCGCTCGGGCAAGGAGCTGGACTGGAACGATCTCATGGGAGCGAAGTTCCTCGGCCAGCGCAAGGGCGGCATGCCGCAGATGGCCGGCGAGTTCGCGCTGAAGAAGCACGGGATCGATCCGCACGCGGACCTGGACCTGATCCAGAACATCGACTTCGCCAACATCACGGCCGCCTATGCGTCGGGAACCGGCGATTACGTGCAGCTGTTCGAGCCGCAGGCGTCGATGATCGAGCAGGAAGGCAAAGGGAAGGTCGTCGCTTCGTTCGGCGTCGAGAGCGGCCATCTGCCGTACACGGCGTTCATGAGCAAGCAGAGCTACATCGAGAAGAACGCGGACACGGTGCAGAAGTTCACGGACGCGCTGCAAAAGGCGCAGGCCTGGGTGCAGGAGCATAGCGCCGAGGACATCGCCGACGCCGTCGGCTCGTTTTTCCCGAACACCGACAAGGCGATCCTCGTCAGCTCGATCGACCGCTACAAGCAGCAGGGCTCCTACGCGGAGAATCCGATCATCGACGAGCAGGAATGGAACAATCTGCTCGACGTGATGGCATCGGCGGGCGAGCTGAAGGAGCGCGCCGAGCATGGCAAGCTCGTCGACAACTCCTTCGCGGAGAAGGCCGGGCGCTGA
- a CDS encoding ABC transporter ATP-binding protein, whose product MAEKDGMLELRSVSHVYVGRQGASLAVEDLSLTVAEGEFVSLVGPSGCGKTTVLSLLAGLLRPASGEVRMGGREVEKPSAKVGYMLQQDCLLPWRTIRDNAALGLEIGGASAAGRAAAAERLLAEVGLDGTGSRYPGELSGGMRQRVALARTLAPDPEVLLLDEPFSALDMHIKMQLEDLVQATLRRLGKTAVLVTHDLAEAAAMSDRVIVLAPHPGRIRAEIAVPPELRALAPTEARKHPAFQAVFDELWREMGAGEAEGGEAG is encoded by the coding sequence ATGGCGGAGAAAGACGGCATGCTGGAGCTGCGATCGGTATCCCATGTCTATGTCGGCCGGCAAGGAGCGTCGCTGGCCGTGGAGGACCTCAGCCTGACCGTCGCCGAGGGCGAATTCGTCAGCCTCGTCGGCCCGAGCGGCTGCGGCAAGACGACCGTGCTCAGCCTGCTCGCGGGCTTGCTGAGGCCGGCTTCCGGTGAGGTGCGGATGGGCGGCAGGGAGGTCGAGAAGCCTTCGGCCAAAGTCGGCTACATGCTGCAGCAGGACTGCCTGCTGCCATGGCGCACGATTCGCGACAACGCCGCGCTCGGCCTCGAGATCGGAGGGGCATCCGCCGCCGGGCGCGCCGCGGCCGCCGAGCGGCTGCTCGCGGAGGTCGGGTTGGACGGAACGGGCAGCCGCTACCCCGGCGAGCTGTCCGGAGGCATGCGGCAGCGAGTGGCGCTGGCGCGCACGCTCGCGCCGGACCCGGAGGTGCTGCTGCTCGACGAGCCGTTCTCGGCGCTCGACATGCATATCAAGATGCAGCTGGAGGATCTCGTGCAAGCGACGCTGCGCCGGCTCGGCAAGACGGCCGTGCTCGTCACGCACGATCTGGCGGAGGCGGCGGCGATGAGCGACCGCGTCATCGTGCTCGCGCCCCATCCCGGCCGCATCCGCGCCGAAATCGCCGTGCCGCCGGAGCTGCGGGCGCTGGCGCCGACGGAGGCGCGCAAGCATCCGGCGTTCCAGGCCGTGTTCGACGAGCTGTGGCGCGAGATGGGCGCCGGAGAAGCGGAAGGAGGCGAGGCGGGATGA
- a CDS encoding ABC transporter permease: MSLSSMPESGLAELHRRYLRRSRRISAAVLGVQLFVLAALLVLWEAAGRLRWIDPLLFSYPSKIAGLLARSSADGTLWPHVGVTVAETASGFLLGTLLGTALAALLWWFPFLARVCDPYLVVFNSLPKVALGPIFIVALGQGFVSILAVTLTMTVIVTTIGIYNRFRDMEPGLVKVVRLLGGSRWQLFRLVILPGSFPVIISTLKVNVGLAWVGVIVGEFLVAKEGLGYLIIYGFQVFNFTLVLSTLVVIAVAATLMYQGVALLEKRIVSGGRD; the protein is encoded by the coding sequence ATGTCGCTGTCGTCGATGCCGGAGAGCGGGCTCGCGGAGCTGCACCGCCGCTACCTGAGGCGCAGCCGCCGAATCAGCGCCGCCGTGCTCGGCGTGCAGCTGTTCGTGCTGGCCGCGCTGCTCGTCCTCTGGGAGGCGGCCGGACGGCTGCGCTGGATCGACCCGCTGCTGTTCAGCTATCCGTCCAAGATCGCCGGGCTGCTCGCCCGCTCGTCGGCCGACGGCACGCTGTGGCCGCATGTCGGCGTGACGGTGGCGGAGACGGCGTCGGGCTTCCTGCTCGGGACGCTGCTCGGCACGGCGCTGGCGGCGCTGCTTTGGTGGTTTCCATTTTTGGCCCGGGTATGCGATCCGTATCTGGTCGTGTTCAACAGCCTCCCGAAGGTGGCGCTCGGGCCGATCTTCATCGTGGCGCTCGGGCAGGGCTTCGTCTCGATCCTGGCGGTGACGCTCACGATGACGGTCATCGTGACGACGATCGGCATCTACAACCGGTTCCGCGACATGGAGCCGGGACTCGTGAAGGTCGTGCGGCTGCTCGGAGGCTCCCGCTGGCAGCTGTTCCGCCTTGTCATCCTGCCCGGCTCGTTCCCGGTCATCATCTCGACGCTCAAGGTGAACGTCGGGCTGGCCTGGGTCGGGGTCATCGTCGGCGAATTCCTGGTCGCCAAGGAAGGGCTCGGCTATCTGATCATTTACGGCTTCCAGGTATTCAACTTCACGCTCGTGCTCTCCACGCTCGTCGTCATCGCCGTCGCCGCGACGCTCATGTACCAGGGCGTGGCGCTGCTGGAAAAGCGGATCGTCTCCGGCGGACGCGACTAG
- a CDS encoding aromatic acid exporter family protein, translating to MGWIGWRVAKTAAAVAAAISTAQLLDLEQPLFAGVLAILGVEATRRSGLRSLFERVCASLLALAASSVLFEALGYAVWTAAVYVLLVFPVLSRLKLQSGIVPGSVLVFHVYAAGEVTAGLLVNEVLLLLVGLGLASLINNLYMPGERSRLEELRTLVEDRFALLFAGMASVMRDPGTLWDGAELLQADGLVREGLERATRERHNRPWEPRFYWTDYFGMRRRQLESIGTMMELLAHAYDRAAVPQGELIARLLETMESAIRSDYYESGPREALRALREGFRSMELPRTREEFEVRSALLQLTVELDRFLDTASRLKKRRDESGKEAAEPVR from the coding sequence ATGGGATGGATCGGATGGAGAGTGGCCAAAACGGCTGCGGCGGTAGCGGCGGCGATCTCGACGGCGCAGCTGCTTGACCTGGAGCAGCCGCTGTTCGCCGGGGTGCTGGCGATTCTCGGCGTCGAGGCGACGAGGCGCAGCGGGCTGCGCAGCCTGTTCGAGCGCGTCTGCGCCTCGCTGCTCGCGCTGGCGGCGTCCTCGGTGCTGTTCGAGGCCCTCGGCTACGCGGTCTGGACGGCGGCGGTCTACGTGCTGCTCGTCTTTCCGGTGCTGTCGCGGCTGAAGCTGCAAAGCGGCATCGTGCCGGGAAGCGTGCTCGTGTTCCATGTGTACGCCGCCGGCGAGGTGACGGCAGGACTGCTCGTGAACGAGGTGCTGCTGCTGCTCGTCGGGCTCGGTCTGGCCTCGCTCATCAACAATCTGTACATGCCGGGCGAGCGCAGCCGGCTGGAGGAGCTGCGCACGCTCGTGGAGGACCGCTTCGCGCTCCTGTTCGCCGGCATGGCGTCGGTCATGCGCGATCCGGGCACGCTGTGGGACGGAGCGGAGCTGCTGCAGGCCGACGGGCTTGTCCGCGAAGGGCTCGAGCGGGCGACGCGGGAGCGGCACAACCGGCCGTGGGAGCCGCGCTTTTACTGGACGGATTATTTCGGCATGCGGCGCAGGCAGCTCGAGAGCATCGGCACGATGATGGAGCTGCTCGCTCATGCGTACGACCGGGCGGCGGTCCCGCAGGGCGAGCTGATCGCCCGGCTGCTGGAGACGATGGAGTCGGCCATCCGCTCGGATTATTATGAAAGCGGGCCGCGCGAGGCGCTGCGCGCGCTGCGCGAGGGCTTCCGCTCGATGGAGCTGCCGCGCACGCGCGAGGAGTTCGAGGTCCGCTCGGCGCTGCTTCAGCTCACGGTCGAGCTCGACCGCTTCCTCGACACGGCAAGCCGCTTGAAGAAGCGGCGCGACGAGAGCGGCAAAGAGGCCGCCGAGCCGGTCCGGTGA
- a CDS encoding outer spore coat protein CotE: MTIADKQLQTREIITKAVCGKGRKFSTVSHTVTPPHRPTSILGAWVINHQYEAVRSGDGIEVVGSYDINIWYSYNKNSQTDVAKETVSYVENIPLSYVDPKHRASTEEVSAESTQEPNCIEANISSSGSSVVVRVEREFSVEMIAETKVCVAVIPGGCDDFDGKDKYGYDDGDGSFEDLDPDLLDDEL; the protein is encoded by the coding sequence ATGACGATTGCAGATAAACAGCTTCAGACTAGAGAGATCATCACGAAAGCTGTCTGCGGGAAAGGTCGCAAGTTCTCGACGGTGTCCCATACCGTCACTCCCCCTCACCGCCCCACCAGCATCCTGGGGGCATGGGTAATCAACCACCAATACGAGGCGGTTCGGTCGGGAGACGGCATCGAAGTGGTCGGATCGTACGACATCAACATCTGGTATTCCTACAACAAGAACTCCCAGACGGATGTCGCGAAGGAGACGGTCTCCTATGTCGAGAACATTCCGCTCTCCTACGTCGACCCGAAGCACCGGGCTTCGACGGAGGAAGTGTCGGCGGAGTCGACGCAGGAGCCGAACTGCATCGAGGCGAACATCTCCTCGAGCGGTTCTTCGGTCGTCGTGCGCGTGGAGCGCGAGTTCAGCGTCGAGATGATCGCCGAGACGAAGGTGTGCGTAGCCGTCATCCCGGGCGGCTGCGACGACTTCGACGGCAAGGACAAATACGGCTACGACGACGGTGACGGCAGCTTCGAGGATCTGGATCCCGATCTGCTCGACGACGAGCTGTAA
- a CDS encoding putative amidoligase domain-containing protein: MAGRLWLCCGDEADPGAEEGMSGKARGGADGSGAGEAPSLPGTVRWRPGARLSRHDAVLLWGSSRWSGGAAVDGGSPWVLNAGAAAAAAMPPERMAERLGQAGIRSGRAGEEQRLDERTGRGEAATGPGRLHWIGVFHLETLWAVRVRSGAGLSGMQAASLPDLQDPELRRAGRLAWRAAYELGLDAGELLVRIADDGRMRLEGLRLAGCRSFRPAGPGGLPPEAARLRPPGAERWAEAVERLAAAVAAEAERAGGSARPLRIGADPEFLLLRADGRVASASRLGGLHSPVGSDVLVAGQSLRQPVGELRPEPAFEPEELLRRIRRLLALASRRGAGEPGMRLAAGGMPVPGIALGGHVHLSGLELTTRLLRALDSYAALPLALAEDPCGRGRRPRYGTLGDCRRQPHGGFEYRTLPSWLVSPAAARYALAVCMLAAEDTAWLEELPAAEPSYAQAYYAGDRERLIGCLPRLRAGLQAAPSYAKHAALLEPFLDAVEAGRRWEEKADIRLRWGIPIAEGRNAARPAIGAEAPAHGWQAAPNGAAVRPEAAEGAAGAPANVFERG; encoded by the coding sequence ATGGCGGGAAGGCTGTGGCTGTGCTGCGGCGATGAGGCGGACCCTGGCGCGGAAGAAGGAATGTCAGGCAAGGCGCGCGGAGGGGCGGACGGCAGCGGGGCTGGCGAAGCTCCTTCGCTGCCGGGGACGGTGCGCTGGCGGCCGGGAGCGCGGCTGTCCCGTCACGACGCCGTGCTGCTCTGGGGAAGCTCGCGCTGGAGCGGCGGCGCGGCGGTGGACGGCGGCAGCCCTTGGGTGCTGAACGCCGGAGCGGCCGCAGCCGCGGCGATGCCGCCGGAGCGGATGGCGGAGCGGCTCGGCCAAGCCGGCATCCGCTCCGGGCGGGCCGGCGAGGAGCAGCGGCTGGACGAGCGGACCGGGCGCGGGGAAGCGGCAACCGGTCCGGGCCGGCTCCACTGGATCGGGGTGTTCCACCTGGAAACGCTCTGGGCAGTCCGCGTCCGCTCCGGCGCCGGGCTGTCCGGCATGCAGGCCGCGTCGTTGCCGGACCTGCAGGATCCCGAGCTGCGCCGCGCCGGCCGGCTCGCCTGGCGAGCCGCCTATGAGCTCGGCTTGGACGCCGGCGAGCTTCTCGTCCGCATCGCGGACGACGGCCGCATGCGGCTCGAAGGGCTGCGGCTTGCGGGCTGCCGCTCCTTCCGGCCAGCCGGCCCGGGAGGCCTCCCGCCCGAAGCGGCGCGGCTGCGGCCGCCGGGCGCGGAGCGCTGGGCGGAAGCCGTGGAGCGGCTGGCGGCCGCGGTCGCGGCCGAGGCCGAACGGGCTGGCGGGTCGGCGAGGCCGCTACGCATCGGAGCCGACCCCGAGTTTCTGCTGCTGCGCGCCGACGGACGGGTCGCCTCCGCCTCCCGGCTCGGCGGCCTGCACAGCCCGGTCGGCAGCGACGTGCTCGTCGCCGGGCAGAGCCTGCGCCAGCCGGTCGGAGAGCTGCGCCCCGAGCCGGCTTTCGAGCCGGAGGAGCTGCTGCGGCGCATCCGCCGGCTGCTGGCGCTGGCGTCGCGCCGAGGCGCGGGAGAGCCGGGGATGCGGCTCGCGGCAGGCGGCATGCCGGTGCCGGGCATCGCGCTCGGCGGACATGTGCATTTGAGCGGCCTCGAGCTGACGACGAGGCTGCTGCGCGCGCTCGACAGCTATGCGGCGCTGCCGCTCGCGCTCGCGGAAGATCCGTGCGGACGAGGGCGGCGTCCGCGCTACGGCACGCTCGGCGACTGCCGGCGGCAGCCGCACGGGGGCTTCGAGTACCGCACGCTGCCGAGCTGGCTCGTCTCGCCGGCCGCCGCCCGCTACGCGCTGGCCGTCTGCATGCTGGCGGCGGAGGACACGGCGTGGCTGGAGGAGCTTCCGGCAGCGGAGCCCTCCTATGCGCAGGCGTATTATGCGGGGGACCGGGAGCGGCTGATCGGCTGCTTGCCGCGCTTACGGGCCGGGCTGCAGGCCGCGCCGTCGTACGCGAAGCATGCCGCGCTGCTGGAGCCGTTCCTCGACGCCGTCGAGGCGGGGCGGCGCTGGGAGGAGAAGGCGGACATCCGGCTGCGCTGGGGCATTCCGATCGCGGAGGGCAGGAATGCAGCCCGTCCTGCGATCGGGGCCGAGGCGCCGGCGCACGGATGGCAGGCGGCGCCGAACGGCGCCGCCGTCAGGCCGGAGGCGGCCGAAGGCGCTGCTGGAGCGCCGGCGAACGTGTTCGAACGCGGCTGA
- a CDS encoding LysE/ArgO family amino acid transporter, protein MSTAAWHAFVLAFGLILPLGPQNLFLFSQGATQPRLLRAWPAVATAAACDSLLIAAAVFGVSLAALSHPLLAAALYAAGVVFLIVMGYSQWRSRPAPADPQAAVPALPGRKQAAYAASVSLLNPHALLDTAGVIGTGSLAYDGADKTIFALVSIAVSWIWFAALAAAGRLIGRMKGSVRIMAALGRLSALTLWAMAAVMAAGLLSRLGL, encoded by the coding sequence ATGTCAACCGCTGCTTGGCACGCTTTTGTCCTCGCATTTGGACTCATCCTTCCGCTCGGGCCGCAAAACCTGTTCCTGTTCAGCCAAGGCGCGACCCAGCCCCGGCTGCTGCGGGCATGGCCAGCCGTCGCCACGGCCGCCGCCTGCGACTCGCTGCTGATCGCCGCGGCCGTTTTCGGCGTCTCCCTCGCGGCGCTGAGCCATCCGCTGCTCGCGGCCGCGCTTTACGCGGCGGGAGTCGTCTTTCTGATCGTCATGGGGTATTCCCAGTGGCGCAGCCGTCCGGCTCCCGCCGATCCGCAGGCAGCCGTTCCGGCGCTACCGGGCCGAAAACAGGCGGCTTATGCCGCTTCGGTATCGCTGCTCAATCCGCATGCGCTGCTGGATACGGCCGGCGTCATCGGGACCGGCTCGCTCGCCTACGATGGCGCCGACAAGACGATCTTCGCCCTCGTCAGCATCGCCGTCTCCTGGATCTGGTTCGCCGCGCTGGCCGCAGCCGGCCGGCTGATCGGACGAATGAAAGGAAGCGTCCGGATCATGGCGGCTCTCGGACGCCTGTCCGCGCTGACGCTCTGGGCGATGGCCGCCGTCATGGCCGCCGGACTGCTGAGCCGCCTCGGGCTGTAA